Within the Maribacter sp. BPC-D8 genome, the region CGCTTTTCGTACTTGCAAATGATAGGGTCATCTTGAAGCCAAATAGGATTATCCGCTTTTTTTTCAACGGGGGTTTCCTCTGGTTGGTGCTCTGGAAATAGATTTTTTAACTGGTCTTTAAGATCCATATAGACTATTTTTTGATTAATCCTAAATCGATTAATCTTTCATGTAAAAATTCACCTGCAGATATATCTGTATACAGTTTAGGGTTTTCATCATCAATGCAGTTCTCTAAACAGTTTAAAGACATTTCACTCACCGGATGCATAAAAAACGGCACGGAGTATCTTGAAGTTCCCCATAATTCTCTTGGTGGGTTTACTACTTGATGTATTGTAGATAGCAATTTGTTATTAGTAAGGCGAGATAGCATATCGCCTACGTTAATCATTAACTGATCAGGTCTTGCAATAGCATCTACCCATTCGCCATCATGGTTTTGAACCTGAAGTCCTTTACCATGTGCTCCCATTAACAATGTAATTAAGTTAATATCACCATGCGCAGCAGCTCGTACTGCATTTTTAGGTTCTGAGGTAATAGGTGGGTAATGTATAGGACGTAAAATTGAATTTCCATTTTTAATATAATTATCAAAATAGAATTCATCTAAATTTAAATGTAAAGCCAGCGCACGTAACACGTATCTCGCTGTTTTCTCTAGCATTTTATAGGTTTCTTTTCCTACTTTATTAAATTCAGGTAATTCTTTAACCATTACATTGGCAGGGTATTCCTTTTCCAATTCATCATTATCCTCAACATATTGTCCGAAATGCCAAAACTCTTTTAAATCGCCTTCTTTTCTGCCTTTAGCATGTTCTTTACCGAATGAGGTGTAACCACGCTGACCGCCAATACCTTCAATCTGGTATCCGTCTTTTACATCCTCAGGTAAATCGAAGAATTCTTTAATATCACTATATAAGGTATCTACTAATTCTTCAGACAAAAAATGTCCGCTTAAAGCAACAAATCCGATTTCTTCAAAGGCTTTTCCGATTTCATTTATAAACTTTAGTTTTCTTTTTGGGTCTTCCGAAAGAAAATCCGACAAATCAACACTAGGTACTAAGCTCATATTATAAAGATTTTACGTAAAATTAATAATTATTGTCGATTTAATAGCGTTGTTGTATTCTATACTTTCTAGATACATTTTTGTTACATTTATAATTTAATATCCAAAACTGACCTTATCAATGAATTATACCGATTTTAAAGTAGCAAAAGATGTTAAGTTAAAGCTTTATAAATCAATACTTAAACCTCGCATGATAGAGGAGAAAATGTTGATTCTATTACGACAAGGTAAAGTCTCTAAATGGTTTAGTGGTATTGGTCAAGAGGCAATATCGGTTGGTGTTACCACTGCCTTAAACAACGATGAGTACATATTACCTATGCATAGAAACTTAGGTGTATTTACAACAAGAGAGATACCATTGTATAGGTTATTTACGCAATGGCAAGGAAAAGCAAGCGGATTCACCCAAGGTCGCGATCGTAGCTTTCATTTTGGTACACAAGAGTTTAAGATTGTAGGTATGATATCTCATTTGGGTCCGCAACTAGGTGTTGCAGATGGTATAGCCCTAGCTCATAAATTAAAGAATGAAAAGAAGGTGACTGCCGTATTTACTGGAGAAGGAGCCACAAGTGAAGGTGATTTTCATGAGGCTTTGAATGTAGCTTCCGTTTGGAGTTTACCTGTTCTTTTCTGTGTTGAGAACAATGGTTACGGATTATCAACACCTACTAACGAACAGTTTAAATGTGAAAACATCGCAGATAAGGGAGTTGGCTACGGCATGGAATCTCATATTATTGATGGTAATAATATTCTTGAAGTTTATTTTAAAGTAGCTCATTTAGTTAGGGACATGAGAATTAACCCGAGACCGGTCTTGTTAGAATTTAAGACTTTTCGCATGCGCGGACACGAAGAAGCGAGTGGAACAAAATATGTACCTCAAGAGCTTTTAGATACCTGGGCAGAGAAAGATCCATTAGAAAATTACACTCAATATTTATTAGGTGAAAGTATATTATCAGATGAAAGTATAGCAAAGTACAAAGCAGATATTCAATCTGAAATCGACGAACATTTAAAAATCGCGTTTGCAGAAGAGGCAATTATACCTGATCAAAGTAAAGAATTAAGTGAGGTTTATCAAAAATTTGATTTAAAAGAAGTTGAACCTAGTAAATTTGTAACCAAAATTCGCTTGGTAGATGCTATATCGGAAGGATTAAGGCAATCGATGAAGAAATTTGACAACCTTGTAATCATGGGTCAAGATGTTGCCGAGTATGGTGGCGTATTTAAGATTACAGATGGCTTTGTAAATGATTTCGGTAAAGAGCGTGTACGTAATACACCTATTTGCGAATCGGCAATTGTATCTGCCGCGATGGGCTTATCTATAAACGGAATGAAGGCTGTTATGGAAATGCAATTTGCAGATTTTGCAAGTAGTGGCTTTAACCCAATAGTAAATTATTTAGCTAAAAGTTTTTATAGATGGGGAGAGAATGCAGATGTTGTAATTCGTATGCCTTGCGGTGGCGGAGTATCTGCTGGTCCGTTTCACTCACAGACAAATGAGGCCTGGTTTACTAAAACTCCCGGTTTAAAAGTAGTGTACCCAGCATTCCCGTATGATGCAAAAGGCTTATTGGCAACTTCGATAGAAGACCCAAATCCGGTGTTATTTTTTGAGCATAAAGGTTTGTATAGAAGTTTTTACCAAGAAGTACCTGTTGACTATTACACATTGCCTTTAGGGAAAGCATGTCTTTTAAAACAAGGTGATCAAATAACTATTGTTACTTATGGTGCAGGAGTACATTGGGCTTTAGAAACATTAGAAAAGAATACAGAAATACGTGCAGATCTATTGGATCTACGAACGTTACAGCCACTAGATGTCAAAGCAATTTACGATTCGGTAAAGCGAACAGGTAAACTAATTATATTACAAGAAGACAGCCTTTTTGGTGGTATCGCCAGTGATATTTCAGCAATGGTGATGGAGAATTGTTTTGAGTATTTAGACGGTCCTATAAAAAGGGTGGGTAGTTTAGAGACACCGATTCCTTTTAACACAAAGCTTGAAGAGCAATACCTGGCAAAGTCTAGGTTTGAATCTGATTTAAAAGAACTTATGGCATATTAAGTAAATCCGTTAAGAAATATGTTAAAAGAGGTAATAGGTATTTATATTTAGCAGCATCTTTGCAATGTTATTTGGTCGAATAAATAGAATTTATCCATCCAAAAAATGACAAGCAACGTATATAGATCAAACCTAAATTTTTTACTTATGAAAAAAATAATTTTACTTTTTAGTATTGTACTTTTTATAACCTCATGTTCCGTGTCTAAAGATGCTCGAGGAAAAAGAAATCTACTAAGTGGTACATGGACTTTAAATGATGTTTCCTTTGAAGGTAATACTGGTAATGTGAAGGCGGTGTTATTTAATGATGTAGAAGATATATGTCTAGAAGGCAGCGAGTGGTTCTTCCGTGATAACAATAGTACTGGTAGATACACTATTGACCAATCTACATTTTGTACCGGTGGTGACCGTTATATAAGATGGTCGGTTGTAGAACGTGAAGAAAACTACACAAGCCAATTACAATTCAAATTCATTAACGAAAAAAATCAAGATATTTCTGGAGGTGCGGGTTATCGTTTAAATATTGAAAACCTTACCGAAACAGCTATGATATTAAAATCTAATGTGATTGTAGAAGGTGCTCCAATAAATGTTGTTTACCAATTCAGTAAAAAATAAACCTACTTAAATTTTAAAATAAGCATATGAAAACAATGATATTACGTAGAACAAGTTACATTCTAGCTCTTGCCTTGGTAATGAGCTGTAGTACGGTTAAAAACGCAAATAAAACACAAAAAGGAGCCGTAATAGGTGCTTCAGGAGGCGCTTTAATTGGTGGAATCTTAGGGAATAATGTTGGTAGCGGTAATAATACGGCTCTTGGTGCCATTTTAGGTGCTGCAATAGGTGGTGCTGCCGGTGGTTATATCGGAAATAAAATGGATCGTCAAGCAGAACGTATTGAAGAAGAAATACCTGGAGCAGAAGTAAAGCGTGTTGGTGAAGGTATCAACGTAACCTTTAATGAAGAAGCTGGTGTGTATTTCGATACCAACAAATCTAATGTCCAAGGCACATCTGCAGTTACTTTAGATAAATTAGTAGGTATATTTAAAGAATATCCTAAATCTAATATTTTAGTTGAAGGACATACCGATAGTGCTGGTGCAGAGGAGTATAATTTGAACCTATCTAAGCAAAGAGCAGAATCTGTTACGAGCTATTTAATAAGTCAAGGTATAGATGCTAGCCGTTTTGATACGAAATGGTATGGTGAGACACAACCAGTAGGTGACAATACAACAGCAGCTGGTAAAGCTAAGAACAGACGTGTTGAGTTAGCTATTGTTGCTAGTGAGTCTTTAAAACAAGAAGCACAGACACAAACGAACTAAGAGATACAAATTTTAGTATTGAGTTAAAATAAAAGCCCTGCACTTGCAGGGCTTTTTTGTTTTTGGTGTAACTTCCATGCAGTGAAAGAACACGGCATACTTATTATTGGAGGTGGACTAGCTGGTTTGACTGCTGCTATTCATTTGGCTTCGGAAGGATTGGATGTTGCTGTGATTGAAATGCAGCAATACCCGCATCATAAAGTTTGTGGCGAATATGTATCTAAGGAAATTGATCCGTATTTAAAACGGTTAGGGGTAGACCTAAAGGCTGAAGGGGCTAAAGATATTTCACAATTTAAAATAAGTACGGAAGACGGATTTATCGTTGAGACCGATTTGCCATTAGGCGGATTCGGCATAAGTAGGTATGCGCTTGACAATTTACTCTTTGAACGTGCAAAAGAGCTTGGAGTCGTTTTTTACTTCGAGAAGGTTATAGCAACCGCATTCAAGAATGATGTTTTTACTATTACTACCAAGTCTAATAGCTATTCTTCTAAAATTGCCATTGGAGCTTACGGTAAACGATCGGTCTTAGATAAAAATTTAGATAGAGCGTTCAGTAAGAAAAAACAGTCGTGGCTGGCGGTAAAGGCACATTATGAACTTGAAGATTTTCAGGAAGACCTAGTGGCGCTACACAATTTTAATGGCGGTTATGGCGGACTTTCAAAAACGGAAACCGGAGTAGTTAATTTTTGTTATCTCGTTAATTATGAAAGTTTTAAAGAATATAAAGATATTCAAAGTTTCAATAAAGAAGTAGTTGCCGAAAACCCATATCTAAAAGAGTTTTTATCAAATGCAAAGCCAATTTTTGAGCAACCTATGACCATAGCCCAAATTGCCTTTGACGAAAAAGATAATGTCGTTGATCATATGCTTATGTGTGGCGATACGGCAGGTCTAATTCATCCACTTTGTGGTAATGGTATGGCAATGGCTATTCATAGTGCTAAGATTGCATCTGAATTTGTATTGCAATTTTTTAATGAACCAGATTACAAACGAGATGAATTGGAAAGGGACTATAAAAAGGCATGGTCAAAAGCTTTTAGTGCTCGTTTATGGTTTGGCAGAAAATTACAGTCCGTATTAATGAATAAAAGATTAGTTTCAATGGGAATTAAATCTGTCGGAAAATCAAAAACAATATTGAAGTTTATTATTTCTAAAACCCATGGAGAATTAATATCGTAATGGTAGATTTTACACAAAGAAGTAGTGAAGTGGAGATCATGGATACCTTTTCGGGTACCACTAATGAGCTAGAAACCATTCTGCAAGACATCAATAGGGTAAATAGGTTACTTGGGGGTTATGGTATTACATTAGATGCTGTATTTGAGTTACTTGAAAAAAATAAACAAGAATCGTATACGATTTTAGATATGGGTTGCGCTGAAGGAACCATGCTTAGAAAGCTGGCGCTAGCGGCTAGAAAGAAGAATATAAAACTCAAATTGATTGGAGTGGACTTTAATGAACAAGGATTGCAATTAGCAAAACAATATTCATCTGATTACCCTGAGATTAGTTACCTGAATACTGATATTTTAAGAACCGATTTTTCTGAATGGAATGTTGATGTGGTTATGACGACATTAACCTTGCATCATTTTACAGATGAAGGTGTAGTGGAGTTTGTAAATCGTTTTGTAGAAATAGCAAAGTTGGGGGTAGTAATTAATGATTTGGAACGGAGCCCTATTGCATATTATTTGTTCAAAGCATTTAGTTTGTTTTTTATCAAAACTGAAATTGCCAAGAAAGACGGATTATTATCTATCCGCAGGGCATTTATAAAGAAAGAATTATTGCGTTTTGCTGATCAAGTTACTAATGCCTCTCATTATATTAAATGGAAATGGGCCTTTAGATATGCATGGGTTTTACAAAAGAATTAAGTAGATTGAAGATTAAGAGCAACTATGAATCATACAAGAATTGTTAGTGTTACGAAAGAATTACCACCGTATTCAAAAGATACCAAGGATATCATTCCCCTTGTTGAATTTTGGTTGAGCGGTCAAGAAGAGCGTTTCTCTAGAAAGGTCGTTAAGATATTTGAAGGTGCTGCGGTAGACAAGCGGTATTCCATCATGCCGCCCGAAGATGTGTTTGTGACTACTTCTTTCGAGGATAAGAACAAGATTTATAGTAAAGAAGCCAAACGTATGGGTACGAACGTGCTTAGAAACGCGCTGCAAAAAAGTAATTGGAATGCATCTTCAATCGATTATATTATTACAGTTAGCTGTACGGGTATTATGATTCCGTCTTTAGATGCGTATTTGATTAATGAATTGGGTATGCGTCAAGATGTGGTAAGACTTCCGGTCACTGAAATGGGTTGCGCTGCAGGAGTATCTGGGCTCATATATGCGCATAACTTTTTAAAATCAAATCCTGGTAAACGTATAGCTTTGGTTGCTGTTGAGAGTCCCACGGCAACTTTTCAGTTAGAAGATTATTCGATGGCAAATATGGTAAGTGCTGCAATTTTTGGAGACGGTGCAGCTTGTGTGCTACTATCGTCAGAAGAAGATGCTGTTGGTCCGAAGATAAT harbors:
- a CDS encoding isopenicillin N synthase family dioxygenase, whose protein sequence is MSLVPSVDLSDFLSEDPKRKLKFINEIGKAFEEIGFVALSGHFLSEELVDTLYSDIKEFFDLPEDVKDGYQIEGIGGQRGYTSFGKEHAKGRKEGDLKEFWHFGQYVEDNDELEKEYPANVMVKELPEFNKVGKETYKMLEKTARYVLRALALHLNLDEFYFDNYIKNGNSILRPIHYPPITSEPKNAVRAAAHGDINLITLLMGAHGKGLQVQNHDGEWVDAIARPDQLMINVGDMLSRLTNNKLLSTIHQVVNPPRELWGTSRYSVPFFMHPVSEMSLNCLENCIDDENPKLYTDISAGEFLHERLIDLGLIKK
- a CDS encoding type III polyketide synthase, encoding MNHTRIVSVTKELPPYSKDTKDIIPLVEFWLSGQEERFSRKVVKIFEGAAVDKRYSIMPPEDVFVTTSFEDKNKIYSKEAKRMGTNVLRNALQKSNWNASSIDYIITVSCTGIMIPSLDAYLINELGMRQDVVRLPVTEMGCAAGVSGLIYAHNFLKSNPGKRIALVAVESPTATFQLEDYSMANMVSAAIFGDGAACVLLSSEEDAVGPKIIGEEMYHFKDATEMMGFDLTNHGLKMILDPAVPETISNHFAEIVHPFLEKYGSDIQNVNHLIFHPGGKKIVQTVESLFGALGKNIDDTREVLRLYGNMSSATVLYVLERFLEKDIATGEQGLILSFGPGFSAQRVLIEW
- a CDS encoding alpha-ketoacid dehydrogenase subunit alpha/beta; the encoded protein is MNYTDFKVAKDVKLKLYKSILKPRMIEEKMLILLRQGKVSKWFSGIGQEAISVGVTTALNNDEYILPMHRNLGVFTTREIPLYRLFTQWQGKASGFTQGRDRSFHFGTQEFKIVGMISHLGPQLGVADGIALAHKLKNEKKVTAVFTGEGATSEGDFHEALNVASVWSLPVLFCVENNGYGLSTPTNEQFKCENIADKGVGYGMESHIIDGNNILEVYFKVAHLVRDMRINPRPVLLEFKTFRMRGHEEASGTKYVPQELLDTWAEKDPLENYTQYLLGESILSDESIAKYKADIQSEIDEHLKIAFAEEAIIPDQSKELSEVYQKFDLKEVEPSKFVTKIRLVDAISEGLRQSMKKFDNLVIMGQDVAEYGGVFKITDGFVNDFGKERVRNTPICESAIVSAAMGLSINGMKAVMEMQFADFASSGFNPIVNYLAKSFYRWGENADVVIRMPCGGGVSAGPFHSQTNEAWFTKTPGLKVVYPAFPYDAKGLLATSIEDPNPVLFFEHKGLYRSFYQEVPVDYYTLPLGKACLLKQGDQITIVTYGAGVHWALETLEKNTEIRADLLDLRTLQPLDVKAIYDSVKRTGKLIILQEDSLFGGIASDISAMVMENCFEYLDGPIKRVGSLETPIPFNTKLEEQYLAKSRFESDLKELMAY
- a CDS encoding NAD(P)/FAD-dependent oxidoreductase — encoded protein: MKEHGILIIGGGLAGLTAAIHLASEGLDVAVIEMQQYPHHKVCGEYVSKEIDPYLKRLGVDLKAEGAKDISQFKISTEDGFIVETDLPLGGFGISRYALDNLLFERAKELGVVFYFEKVIATAFKNDVFTITTKSNSYSSKIAIGAYGKRSVLDKNLDRAFSKKKQSWLAVKAHYELEDFQEDLVALHNFNGGYGGLSKTETGVVNFCYLVNYESFKEYKDIQSFNKEVVAENPYLKEFLSNAKPIFEQPMTIAQIAFDEKDNVVDHMLMCGDTAGLIHPLCGNGMAMAIHSAKIASEFVLQFFNEPDYKRDELERDYKKAWSKAFSARLWFGRKLQSVLMNKRLVSMGIKSVGKSKTILKFIISKTHGELIS
- a CDS encoding OmpA family protein; amino-acid sequence: MKTMILRRTSYILALALVMSCSTVKNANKTQKGAVIGASGGALIGGILGNNVGSGNNTALGAILGAAIGGAAGGYIGNKMDRQAERIEEEIPGAEVKRVGEGINVTFNEEAGVYFDTNKSNVQGTSAVTLDKLVGIFKEYPKSNILVEGHTDSAGAEEYNLNLSKQRAESVTSYLISQGIDASRFDTKWYGETQPVGDNTTAAGKAKNRRVELAIVASESLKQEAQTQTN
- a CDS encoding methyltransferase domain-containing protein, coding for MVDFTQRSSEVEIMDTFSGTTNELETILQDINRVNRLLGGYGITLDAVFELLEKNKQESYTILDMGCAEGTMLRKLALAARKKNIKLKLIGVDFNEQGLQLAKQYSSDYPEISYLNTDILRTDFSEWNVDVVMTTLTLHHFTDEGVVEFVNRFVEIAKLGVVINDLERSPIAYYLFKAFSLFFIKTEIAKKDGLLSIRRAFIKKELLRFADQVTNASHYIKWKWAFRYAWVLQKN